The following coding sequences lie in one Saccharopolyspora hordei genomic window:
- a CDS encoding helix-turn-helix domain-containing protein: MLRSVAAVVLDDVAPFELGVLCEVFGLDRTADGVPPIDFRVCGQRPGEPVRTSVGMQVVPEHGLDELTRVDVVAVPAARVRDTYPPEVLDGLRAAAARGAVLLSVCTGAFALGAAGLLDGRRCTTHWYHAAEFRRRFPAAQLDPAVLYVDEGDVVTSAGTAAGIDACLHLVRRELGSTAATRIARRMVVPPQRDGGQRQFIDLPVPECTGESLEPVLAWVQQTLDADHDVASLAARAQMSPRTFARRFVAETGTTPNQWLVTQRVLHARRLLEDTALGIEQIARKCGFGSAALLRHHFRNLVGVTPRDYRRTFARTAGSTPR, encoded by the coding sequence GTGTTGCGGAGTGTGGCCGCCGTCGTGCTGGACGACGTCGCGCCGTTCGAGCTCGGCGTGCTGTGCGAGGTCTTCGGCCTCGACCGGACCGCCGACGGAGTGCCGCCGATCGACTTCCGCGTCTGCGGGCAGCGACCGGGCGAGCCGGTGCGCACCTCGGTGGGCATGCAGGTGGTTCCCGAGCACGGCCTCGACGAGCTGACCCGGGTCGACGTCGTGGCGGTCCCGGCCGCGCGGGTCCGGGACACCTACCCACCGGAGGTGCTCGACGGGCTGCGGGCCGCCGCCGCGCGCGGGGCGGTCCTGCTCTCGGTGTGCACCGGGGCGTTCGCGCTCGGCGCGGCCGGGCTCCTGGACGGTCGCCGCTGCACGACGCACTGGTACCACGCCGCGGAGTTCCGCCGCCGCTTCCCCGCCGCCCAGCTCGACCCGGCCGTGCTCTACGTCGACGAAGGCGACGTGGTGACCAGCGCCGGGACCGCCGCCGGGATCGACGCCTGCCTGCACCTGGTGCGTCGCGAGCTGGGTTCCACCGCGGCGACGCGGATCGCCCGGCGCATGGTGGTGCCGCCGCAGCGCGACGGCGGGCAGCGGCAGTTCATCGACCTCCCGGTGCCCGAGTGCACCGGGGAGAGCCTCGAGCCGGTGCTCGCCTGGGTGCAGCAGACCTTGGACGCCGACCACGACGTCGCCAGCCTCGCCGCACGCGCGCAGATGTCGCCGCGCACGTTCGCGCGCCGGTTCGTCGCCGAGACCGGCACGACGCCGAACCAGTGGCTGGTCACGCAGCGCGTCCTGCACGCCCGCCGGCTGCTGGAGGACACCGCGCTGGGCATCGAGCAGATCGCGCGCAAGTGCGGGTTCGGCTCGGCCGCCCTGCTGCGCCACCACTTCCGGAACCTCGTCGGCGTGACCCCGCGCGACTACCGCAGGACCTTCGCCCGCACCGCCGGCTCAACGCCGCGATGA
- a CDS encoding metal-sensitive transcriptional regulator, translated as MHGYAHDKDGYAKRLRRIEGQVRGLARMIEDDEYCIDVLTQVSATTKALQAVALGLLDEHLKHCVSEALAEGGQQAEDKVREASDAIARLVKS; from the coding sequence ATGCACGGTTACGCGCACGACAAGGACGGCTACGCCAAGCGGCTGCGGCGGATCGAAGGACAGGTGCGCGGCCTGGCCCGGATGATCGAGGACGACGAGTACTGCATCGACGTGCTCACCCAGGTCTCGGCCACCACCAAGGCGCTGCAGGCCGTGGCGCTGGGCCTGCTCGACGAGCACCTCAAGCACTGCGTCTCCGAGGCGCTGGCCGAGGGCGGCCAGCAGGCGGAGGACAAGGTCCGCGAGGCCAGCGACGCGATCGCCCGGCTGGTCAAGTCCTGA
- a CDS encoding DUF305 domain-containing protein — MRKHTRAVVVGASAVAALALAGCGTASTPPPQAPASQEQTAHNAADVAFARGMVPHHQQAVEMARLVPDRSQSQQVEDLARQIEAAQGPEIETLTGWLRDWGAAPAEHGSHGDTGGHGGMMSADEMARLERARGAEFDRAFLEMMIRHHEGAVTMARTELSDGQFPAAKQMAQQIIDTQQAEIDTMRTLLAQS; from the coding sequence ATGAGGAAGCACACCCGCGCGGTCGTCGTCGGCGCCAGCGCAGTCGCCGCGCTCGCACTGGCCGGCTGCGGCACCGCCAGCACCCCGCCCCCGCAGGCCCCGGCGAGCCAGGAGCAGACGGCCCACAACGCGGCGGACGTCGCCTTCGCTCGAGGCATGGTCCCGCACCACCAGCAGGCCGTCGAGATGGCCCGGCTGGTGCCGGACCGGTCGCAGTCCCAGCAGGTCGAGGACCTGGCCCGGCAGATCGAGGCCGCGCAGGGCCCGGAGATCGAGACGCTCACCGGGTGGCTGCGCGACTGGGGCGCCGCGCCCGCGGAGCACGGCAGCCACGGCGACACGGGCGGTCACGGCGGCATGATGTCCGCCGACGAGATGGCGCGGCTGGAGCGGGCCCGCGGCGCGGAGTTCGACCGCGCGTTCCTGGAGATGATGATCAGGCACCACGAGGGCGCGGTGACGATGGCACGGACCGAGCTGTCCGACGGCCAGTTCCCGGCGGCCAAGCAGATGGCGCAGCAGATCATCGACACCCAGCAGGCCGAGATCGACACCATGCGCACCCTGCTCGCGCAGAGCTGA
- a CDS encoding GlsB/YeaQ/YmgE family stress response membrane protein, with translation MLWTILGWIVFGLIAGFIARAIVPGKDDIGVLRTILLGIAGSIVGGLVFGLLTVGLRGFQPAGWIGSVIGAVIVLVIYNQVTGRKRRSRS, from the coding sequence ATGTTGTGGACCATCCTCGGCTGGATCGTGTTCGGCTTGATCGCGGGGTTCATCGCCCGGGCGATCGTGCCGGGCAAGGACGACATCGGCGTGCTGCGGACGATCCTGCTCGGCATCGCCGGGTCCATCGTCGGCGGGTTGGTGTTCGGCCTGCTCACCGTCGGTCTGCGCGGGTTCCAGCCGGCGGGCTGGATCGGCTCGGTGATCGGCGCCGTGATCGTGCTGGTGATCTACAACCAGGTCACCGGGCGGAAGCGGCGGAGCCGCTCGTAG
- a CDS encoding SHOCT domain-containing protein yields the protein MVTEFVLQWGPGWAGPHGGPGWPFGLLFLLVLAALVVTAVWLATRGRPRRKSPVDRAKEVLAERFARGEIGLEEYRERLSGLD from the coding sequence ATGGTGACCGAGTTCGTGCTGCAGTGGGGTCCGGGCTGGGCCGGCCCGCACGGTGGTCCCGGATGGCCGTTCGGGCTTCTCTTCCTGCTGGTGCTGGCCGCGCTGGTGGTGACCGCGGTCTGGCTGGCGACGCGCGGTCGACCGCGCCGGAAGTCGCCCGTCGACCGGGCCAAGGAGGTCCTCGCCGAGCGCTTCGCCCGGGGCGAGATCGGTCTTGAGGAGTACCGCGAGCGGCTCAGCGGGCTGGACTGA
- a CDS encoding SAM-dependent methyltransferase, with amino-acid sequence MSEAPPEHVDLEKPNAARVYDYYLGGDHNFAVDRQMAEEAIAMWPELPLVMQANRAFLRRAVQVCAERGIRQFLDLGSGIPTVGNVHEVAQAAAPGARVVYVDTDPVAVAYSRKLLRDNPDATIVDADLRDPERVLGSPEVTELLDLSEPVALMMVAVLHFVPDSDAPRKVVARYREALAPGSYLVISHASHEGRPDVGPAHADLYRERTATPLTMRSTEEVTGFFDGFELVEPGVVFLPQWRPATPGDVEEHPERFTGLAGVGRKP; translated from the coding sequence ATGTCCGAGGCGCCGCCGGAGCACGTCGACCTGGAGAAGCCGAACGCGGCACGGGTCTACGACTACTACCTGGGCGGCGACCACAACTTCGCGGTGGACCGGCAGATGGCCGAGGAAGCGATCGCGATGTGGCCGGAGCTGCCGCTGGTGATGCAGGCCAACCGCGCTTTCCTCCGCCGGGCCGTGCAGGTCTGCGCCGAGCGCGGCATCCGCCAGTTCCTCGACCTGGGCTCGGGCATCCCCACCGTCGGCAACGTGCACGAGGTCGCCCAGGCTGCGGCCCCCGGTGCGCGGGTGGTGTACGTCGACACCGACCCGGTCGCGGTCGCCTACAGCCGGAAGCTGCTGCGCGACAACCCGGACGCCACGATCGTCGACGCGGACCTGCGCGACCCGGAGCGGGTGCTGGGCAGCCCCGAGGTCACCGAGCTGCTGGACCTGAGCGAGCCGGTCGCGCTGATGATGGTCGCCGTGCTGCACTTCGTGCCGGACTCCGACGCACCGCGAAAGGTCGTCGCGCGCTACCGCGAGGCGCTGGCACCGGGGAGCTACCTGGTGATCTCGCACGCCTCCCACGAGGGCCGGCCCGATGTGGGACCAGCGCACGCCGACCTCTACCGCGAGCGCACCGCGACACCGCTGACGATGCGGTCGACCGAGGAGGTGACCGGGTTCTTCGACGGGTTCGAGCTGGTCGAGCCGGGCGTGGTCTTCCTGCCGCAGTGGCGACCGGCGACCCCGGGCGACGTCGAGGAGCACCCGGAGCGCTTCACCGGTCTGGCCGGGGTGGGCCGCAAACCGTGA
- a CDS encoding SAM-dependent methyltransferase: MSEHDEIDVERPNAARMYDYYLGGSTNFEVDRAAAEAGRGAMPDAETYARANRAFLGRAVRYLCSVGIDQFLDLGSGSPTKGNVHEIARQANPEARVAYVDIESVAVAHSRRILADVDGVTVTRADIRRPDTVLNAPGVAGLLDFSRPVAVLAVAIMPFVPDDAEAAAVMAAYRQACTSGSYVAVSHISQLAATAEQVAAAEEVMARTPTPVSWRTADRIVPLLEGCSLVPPGLVPVPLWRPDGPVEPEQVVRANAFGAVGVLP; encoded by the coding sequence ATGAGCGAGCACGACGAGATCGACGTGGAGCGCCCGAACGCCGCGCGGATGTACGACTACTACCTGGGTGGGTCGACCAACTTCGAGGTGGACCGCGCTGCGGCGGAGGCGGGGCGGGGCGCCATGCCCGACGCGGAGACCTACGCCCGGGCCAACCGCGCCTTCCTCGGCCGCGCCGTGCGGTACCTGTGCTCGGTGGGGATCGACCAGTTCCTCGACCTCGGCTCCGGCAGCCCGACCAAGGGCAACGTGCACGAGATCGCGCGGCAGGCGAACCCGGAGGCCCGCGTCGCGTACGTCGACATCGAGTCCGTCGCGGTCGCCCACTCCCGCCGCATCCTCGCGGACGTCGACGGGGTGACCGTCACGCGAGCCGACATCCGCCGGCCGGACACGGTGCTGAACGCGCCGGGAGTCGCCGGGCTGCTCGACTTCAGCCGCCCGGTGGCCGTGCTCGCCGTGGCGATCATGCCGTTCGTGCCGGACGACGCGGAAGCCGCGGCGGTGATGGCCGCCTACCGCCAGGCGTGCACCTCCGGCAGCTACGTGGCGGTCTCGCACATCTCGCAGTTGGCGGCCACCGCGGAGCAGGTCGCCGCGGCCGAGGAGGTCATGGCTCGCACCCCGACGCCGGTGAGCTGGCGGACGGCCGACCGCATCGTCCCGCTGCTGGAGGGCTGCTCGCTCGTCCCGCCGGGGCTGGTGCCGGTGCCGCTGTGGCGGCCGGACGGCCCGGTCGAGCCTGAGCAGGTCGTCCGCGCCAACGCCTTCGGGGCGGTCGGCGTCCTGCCCTGA
- a CDS encoding metal-sensitive transcriptional regulator: MHGYTQDKDNYLKRLARIEGQVRGLARMIEEDKYCIDILTQVSAVTKGLQAVSLRLLDEHLKHCVAEALAEGGENADEKVREASEAIARLVKS, from the coding sequence ATGCACGGATACACCCAGGACAAGGACAACTACCTCAAACGGCTGGCGCGCATCGAGGGGCAGGTCCGCGGCCTGGCCCGCATGATCGAAGAGGACAAGTACTGCATCGACATCCTGACGCAGGTCTCGGCCGTGACGAAGGGCCTGCAAGCGGTTTCCCTGCGCCTGCTCGACGAGCACCTCAAGCACTGCGTGGCCGAAGCACTGGCGGAGGGCGGCGAGAACGCCGACGAGAAGGTCCGCGAGGCCAGCGAGGCGATCGCCCGCCTGGTGAAGTCCTGA
- a CDS encoding TraR/DksA family transcriptional regulator, with amino-acid sequence MREPPCDAAAVRQRLARERATALARAESLRRRLDEIGDASTWTGADDEHDPEGATLAYERAQAQGLLVDARHELEALDRALAQVEQGAYGVCERCGEPIAVERLDALPATTTCISCASSRR; translated from the coding sequence ATGCGGGAACCGCCGTGCGACGCGGCCGCGGTGCGGCAACGGCTGGCCCGGGAGCGCGCGACCGCGCTGGCCCGGGCCGAGTCGTTGCGGCGCCGCCTCGACGAGATCGGCGACGCGTCGACCTGGACCGGCGCCGACGACGAGCACGACCCGGAGGGCGCGACGCTCGCCTACGAACGGGCCCAGGCGCAGGGCCTGCTGGTCGACGCACGCCACGAGCTGGAGGCGCTCGACCGCGCGCTCGCCCAGGTGGAGCAGGGCGCCTACGGCGTCTGCGAGCGCTGCGGGGAGCCCATCGCCGTGGAGCGGCTGGACGCGCTGCCCGCCACCACCACGTGCATCAGCTGCGCCTCATCGCGGCGTTGA